Proteins encoded in a region of the Brevefilum fermentans genome:
- a CDS encoding FAD binding domain-containing protein, producing the protein MWKKYILADSIETAVVALTEGEETARIIAGGTDLILELERGTRQGVSTLIDITQIPGLDEIWEDSDGLIHIGPLVTHNHVLASLLIREKAYALLQACWEIGSPQIRNRGTVVGNLVTASPANDTISPLMALNAKLRLASTRGERIVSLEDFYTGVRKTVMKNDEIITEVFFPAPGTHQVSYFIKTALRKAQAISVINISLLLSMQGDVIENARITLGAAAPTIIHAEAAEVFLAGKPLNDTVIEQAAELVAEAASPISDLRGSADYRAYMMGVIARRALTTIANGVDKTQVPSEPVLLMGSGMHVKAPKLPWTGEEIHTWINGKEYRFKTGFTKTLLNLIRDEAGLTGTKEGCAEGECGACTVYLDGRAVMSCLVPAPRAHGAEIVTIEGMRAGEKLHPVQEAFIEHGAVQCGFCTPGFVMSAIKLLEERETPSQAEIQQAITGNLCRCTGYYKIIEAIESASQRMHVGDQA; encoded by the coding sequence ATGTGGAAAAAATACATTTTAGCAGATTCAATTGAGACAGCGGTTGTAGCTTTGACCGAAGGGGAAGAAACCGCGCGGATTATCGCTGGCGGCACCGATCTGATACTTGAGCTGGAGCGTGGCACCCGTCAGGGCGTCAGCACTCTGATTGATATCACCCAAATACCTGGTCTGGATGAAATTTGGGAAGACAGTGACGGCTTGATCCACATCGGCCCATTGGTGACTCATAATCACGTGCTGGCTTCACTGCTGATCCGTGAGAAAGCCTATGCTCTCCTGCAAGCCTGTTGGGAGATAGGCTCACCACAAATCCGCAATCGAGGGACGGTCGTTGGCAATTTGGTAACGGCATCACCGGCGAACGACACCATCAGCCCTTTGATGGCTCTTAACGCAAAGCTCAGGCTGGCGTCAACGCGGGGCGAACGCATCGTCTCTCTGGAGGATTTTTACACAGGTGTACGCAAAACTGTGATGAAAAACGATGAAATCATTACGGAAGTCTTCTTCCCAGCGCCTGGTACTCACCAGGTGTCCTATTTTATTAAAACAGCCCTGCGCAAAGCCCAGGCAATCTCAGTCATTAATATCAGCCTTCTGTTGTCAATGCAGGGAGATGTGATCGAGAATGCCAGGATTACCCTGGGTGCAGCCGCTCCAACGATCATCCATGCCGAGGCAGCGGAAGTCTTTCTTGCCGGAAAACCGTTGAACGACACGGTGATTGAACAGGCGGCTGAATTGGTGGCTGAGGCAGCGTCACCGATTTCGGATTTGCGTGGCTCCGCTGATTATCGGGCGTACATGATGGGCGTAATCGCAAGACGCGCCTTGACCACTATTGCAAACGGTGTCGATAAGACACAAGTCCCGAGTGAACCGGTTTTGCTGATGGGGTCGGGTATGCATGTAAAAGCACCCAAATTGCCCTGGACGGGCGAGGAGATCCACACCTGGATCAACGGGAAGGAATACCGGTTTAAAACGGGATTTACAAAGACATTATTAAATTTGATCCGTGATGAAGCGGGTTTAACTGGCACGAAAGAAGGTTGCGCAGAAGGTGAGTGCGGCGCCTGTACGGTTTACCTGGATGGCAGGGCAGTGATGAGCTGTCTGGTACCGGCGCCCCGGGCGCATGGCGCCGAGATTGTAACGATCGAAGGTATGCGTGCTGGCGAAAAATTGCATCCGGTTCAGGAAGCTTTCATTGAACACGGCGCAGTCCAATGCGGCTTTTGCACTCCCGGGTTTGTGATGTCAGCGATCAAATTGCTCGAAGAGCGCGAAACCCCTTCACAGGCAGAGATCCAGCAGGCGATTACCGGGAACCTGTGCCGCTGTACAGGCTACTATAAGATTATTGAAGCGATTGAAAGCGCCAGCCAACGGATGCATGTTGGTGATCAGGCATAA
- a CDS encoding PaaI family thioesterase — protein sequence MKLTEKQPGSKSCFVCGRENLAGLKLEFYMIEPGKVCSYFNLHEHYEGYPGAIHGGIIAAILDECGGRAQMIEPNRFIVTAQLCVRYRRPVPSRTDLVVYGVAGERRGRVSFASSEIQSMDGKILADAELVLMDIPESQFTDVDLEAMGWRVYLDEEVG from the coding sequence ATGAAATTAACTGAAAAACAACCTGGTTCAAAATCTTGTTTTGTGTGCGGCAGGGAAAACCTGGCTGGACTCAAACTTGAGTTTTATATGATTGAACCCGGGAAGGTTTGTTCGTATTTTAACTTACATGAGCATTATGAGGGCTATCCCGGGGCGATCCACGGTGGCATCATCGCTGCCATCCTGGATGAATGTGGCGGTCGAGCTCAAATGATCGAGCCAAACCGGTTTATTGTTACCGCTCAATTATGTGTCCGTTATCGCCGACCGGTTCCATCGCGAACCGACCTGGTCGTCTACGGAGTAGCAGGTGAGCGCCGAGGACGGGTATCCTTTGCGAGCAGCGAAATCCAGAGTATGGATGGAAAGATTCTGGCTGATGCTGAATTGGTGCTGATGGACATTCCTGAATCGCAGTTTACGGATGTGGATCTGGAAGCAATGGGTTGGCGTGTTTATCTTGATGAGGAGGTTGGATGA
- a CDS encoding FAD binding domain-containing protein: MIGEYFRPNTVEEALLLLTEKGKIRKPLGGGTSLSRQVSQHFDVVDLQNVGLDRIEERGQNLVAGATLRFDMLLAHPGVHPEIKRAIRIDASENSRNMATLGGWLVNSDGRSLTTTALLAMDANLTWEPEAVQIRLGDWLPLRSQNQPGVLITEVAWTMGATLVFEYVARSPKDRPIMIVAMAQWGSGRTRVALGGFGDAPIIAVDGIGADGVDVASRSACLDAGDQWASAEYRSEVAAKLAVRCAARMDAIRGSGA; encoded by the coding sequence ATGATTGGTGAATATTTTAGACCAAACACAGTAGAAGAGGCATTGTTATTATTAACCGAAAAGGGAAAGATTCGGAAACCTCTGGGCGGCGGAACCAGCTTGAGCCGGCAGGTGTCACAACATTTCGACGTAGTCGACTTGCAAAACGTTGGTTTGGATCGTATTGAGGAAAGAGGCCAAAACTTGGTGGCAGGGGCTACGCTTCGTTTTGATATGCTTTTAGCGCATCCCGGGGTTCACCCTGAGATCAAGCGAGCGATCCGTATTGATGCTTCAGAAAACAGCCGGAATATGGCTACTCTGGGCGGATGGTTGGTGAACAGCGATGGTCGTTCGTTGACGACAACCGCATTGCTGGCAATGGATGCAAATTTAACCTGGGAACCAGAGGCTGTTCAGATACGGCTTGGCGATTGGTTGCCCCTGCGCAGTCAGAATCAACCCGGCGTGTTGATAACAGAGGTGGCCTGGACCATGGGCGCAACGCTCGTTTTTGAGTATGTGGCGCGCTCTCCGAAGGACCGCCCCATCATGATTGTAGCTATGGCACAATGGGGTTCAGGCAGGACACGTGTGGCATTGGGGGGCTTTGGCGATGCGCCCATCATCGCTGTGGATGGCATAGGAGCGGATGGGGTGGATGTCGCCAGTCGGTCTGCCTGTTTAGATGCTGGAGATCAATGGGCATCTGCCGAGTACCGCAGTGAGGTCGCTGCAAAACTTGCCGTGCGTTGTGCCGCGCGTATGGATGCTATTAGAGGAAGTGGTGCCTAA
- a CDS encoding XdhC family protein has product MMNIVERLNEALAEGKPVVLCTIVNTKGSVPRHAGTKMLVYSEGHFEGTVGGGEVENRVLAEAMAAFKDGKTRLLTYDMIDPERGDAGVCGGIVTVFVEPFLTLPTVVVVGAGHVGRPIVHLAKWLGFRVVLSDDREELCTPEETPGADLYLPSLLSQIPEKLHLDSRTFLVLVTRGSDVDVEGLPALLETDVPYIGLIGSKRRWAHTQERLIEKGVSKEALARVKSPIGLFIHAETPNEIAISIMAEIIDHYNQMKKHFQSA; this is encoded by the coding sequence ATGATGAACATTGTCGAGCGGTTGAATGAGGCTTTAGCTGAGGGAAAACCTGTGGTGCTGTGCACGATTGTGAACACAAAAGGTTCTGTACCGAGGCATGCAGGCACTAAAATGCTGGTTTACAGTGAAGGGCATTTTGAAGGAACGGTTGGCGGGGGTGAGGTGGAAAATCGGGTTCTTGCTGAAGCAATGGCAGCGTTCAAAGACGGAAAAACCCGCTTATTAACCTATGATATGATCGACCCGGAACGCGGTGATGCAGGCGTTTGTGGCGGGATTGTGACCGTCTTCGTGGAGCCATTTCTGACACTGCCAACAGTCGTTGTCGTTGGCGCCGGACATGTCGGGCGACCGATTGTGCACCTGGCAAAGTGGCTTGGATTTCGTGTAGTCTTAAGTGATGATCGCGAGGAGCTGTGCACCCCGGAGGAAACACCAGGGGCAGACCTTTACTTGCCATCACTTCTGAGCCAGATTCCAGAAAAATTACATTTGGATTCACGTACTTTCCTGGTGCTGGTTACCAGGGGCTCGGATGTTGATGTGGAGGGTTTGCCAGCCCTTTTAGAAACGGATGTGCCGTATATCGGTCTTATAGGTTCAAAACGGCGTTGGGCGCATACACAAGAGAGACTGATTGAGAAAGGGGTTTCGAAGGAAGCCTTGGCAAGGGTGAAATCTCCGATCGGGTTATTTATTCATGCAGAAACGCCCAATGAAATCGCCATCAGCATTATGGCTGAGATCATCGATCACTACAACCAGATGAAAAAACATTTTCAAAGCGCATAG
- a CDS encoding molybdopterin-dependent oxidoreductase, producing the protein MKIILNINNQDYPLNVPVGERLLETLRRLGFFSVKYGGCEKGECGACAVLFDGRPVNSCTMFTAQAEGHKIQTVESLGEHPEQGWKRTQGLHIIQQAFVDTGAIQCGYCTPAMVLVSKALLDKNPSPSEEEIRDALSGVLCRCTGYVKPVQAVMRAAAIMRGEKVPPIGEPMDIGDLLDFDRSVPEDGAPMTSDGGTMTETRVFPKIKVVDARSPLKTVGHGEPKVDAVKLVQGKPAFAADFERRDMLVAKVLRSPHAHANIKHIDTSEAEALPGVAAILTWKDVPRVVYSTAGQSHPIPGPLDMFSLDKKVRFVGDKVAFVAAETAEIAEAALKLIKVEYEVLPAIIDPTKAMDEGAVVIHDEEEYVNFDESDPSRNLAAQIRVDIGDVEQGFLEAERIFEAEYVVPKVQQAHIEPHVVVTYWDEDDRLVIITSTQVPFHVRRQIAPVLGLPVKRIRVIKPRIGGGFGGKQEVQIEDVPAHLTIATGRPVIYEMTREEEFIGSRARHPMRIRLKTGVKKDGTITANEMYCLSDTGAYGCHALTVAGNTGHKAMALYVGDGPYRLQPNIRFYSDVVYTNTPPSGAFRGYGVPQGFWPVERHMETISKALGIDPIEFRLKNALRPGELHPFSTAWSEGREPRPEKVYTIGLEECVNQGRMAIDWDHKFGNAAWHTIPGSEHLRKGIGVALVMQGTAIPYLDMGGASIKMNDDGSFNLLVGATDLGTGSDTVLGQMAAETLGVRLEDILVYSSDTDFTPFDVGAYASSTTYISGTAVVKAAEKVAEQIRERAALMFAEMGDEVDHNEILLEDRKAIAPSGNSISMEEIALHALHASDQTQIMGVASHVSPVAPPPFAAQFAEVTVDIETGMVTVDKLVMAVDGGVIINPVTASGQVEGGMVQALGYAVSEEMVYDDLGRARERDLVDYHIFRSDEMPELTTIFVETYEHSHPYGAKAVAEIPLDGVAPAVGNAILDACGVSLHEIPALPEKIWKALTTSA; encoded by the coding sequence ATGAAAATCATACTGAATATTAACAATCAAGACTACCCCCTTAATGTTCCTGTTGGCGAACGTTTACTGGAAACCCTGCGCAGGCTTGGCTTTTTCAGTGTCAAGTACGGCGGTTGTGAAAAAGGAGAATGCGGTGCGTGTGCCGTGCTTTTTGACGGTCGCCCGGTCAATAGCTGCACAATGTTTACAGCTCAGGCTGAAGGTCACAAAATCCAGACAGTGGAAAGCCTGGGTGAACACCCGGAACAGGGTTGGAAACGGACGCAGGGTTTGCATATTATTCAGCAAGCCTTTGTCGATACGGGCGCGATCCAGTGCGGTTACTGTACGCCAGCCATGGTATTGGTGAGCAAAGCCTTGTTAGATAAAAACCCATCGCCCTCTGAAGAGGAAATTCGTGACGCCCTTTCTGGCGTCCTGTGCCGTTGCACCGGTTATGTGAAGCCGGTTCAGGCTGTTATGCGAGCGGCGGCGATTATGAGGGGTGAAAAGGTTCCACCCATTGGTGAGCCGATGGATATTGGTGATTTATTGGATTTTGATCGGAGTGTTCCGGAAGACGGTGCACCGATGACCTCTGACGGCGGAACAATGACTGAAACGCGGGTCTTCCCGAAGATAAAGGTCGTTGATGCGCGTTCACCGTTGAAAACCGTGGGTCACGGTGAACCTAAGGTGGATGCGGTCAAACTTGTGCAGGGCAAACCAGCCTTTGCTGCAGATTTTGAAAGACGGGACATGCTGGTAGCCAAGGTGCTTCGAAGTCCCCATGCCCACGCTAACATCAAGCACATTGATACCTCGGAAGCAGAGGCGCTTCCTGGTGTAGCAGCTATTCTTACCTGGAAGGATGTTCCCCGGGTGGTCTATTCTACGGCTGGACAATCGCATCCCATTCCGGGACCGTTAGACATGTTTTCACTGGACAAAAAGGTCCGCTTTGTAGGCGATAAGGTGGCGTTTGTGGCTGCTGAAACGGCTGAGATCGCAGAAGCCGCGTTGAAATTGATCAAGGTGGAATATGAGGTCTTGCCTGCCATTATTGATCCCACGAAAGCGATGGATGAAGGCGCTGTGGTCATTCATGATGAAGAAGAATATGTCAATTTTGACGAATCTGATCCCTCGCGCAACCTGGCTGCTCAGATCCGCGTGGATATCGGCGATGTTGAACAGGGTTTTCTCGAGGCAGAGCGCATCTTTGAAGCCGAATATGTTGTACCCAAGGTTCAGCAGGCGCATATCGAACCGCATGTGGTGGTGACCTACTGGGATGAGGACGACCGCCTGGTGATTATCACCAGCACTCAGGTGCCCTTCCACGTTCGGCGCCAGATTGCTCCGGTTTTAGGTTTGCCGGTCAAGCGTATCCGGGTGATCAAACCCCGTATCGGTGGCGGTTTTGGCGGCAAGCAAGAAGTTCAGATCGAAGATGTTCCGGCACATCTGACGATTGCGACGGGACGACCTGTTATTTATGAAATGACCCGTGAGGAGGAATTTATTGGCTCCCGGGCACGTCATCCAATGCGCATTCGGTTGAAAACCGGAGTCAAGAAGGATGGCACAATTACTGCGAATGAAATGTACTGCCTGAGTGATACCGGGGCTTATGGGTGCCATGCCCTGACCGTGGCAGGAAATACCGGGCATAAGGCGATGGCGCTGTATGTCGGCGACGGACCCTACCGTCTTCAGCCCAATATCCGGTTTTATTCCGATGTTGTCTATACCAATACACCGCCTTCGGGTGCCTTCCGCGGTTACGGTGTCCCACAAGGATTCTGGCCTGTTGAACGGCACATGGAGACCATTTCAAAAGCTTTGGGCATCGATCCGATTGAATTCAGATTGAAGAATGCCCTCAGACCAGGCGAGTTGCACCCCTTCAGTACGGCTTGGAGCGAGGGACGCGAACCCAGACCTGAAAAAGTGTACACGATTGGCCTGGAAGAGTGCGTCAACCAGGGCAGGATGGCCATTGATTGGGACCATAAGTTTGGCAACGCGGCATGGCACACCATTCCTGGCAGTGAGCATTTGCGCAAGGGGATTGGAGTTGCTTTGGTGATGCAGGGAACTGCTATCCCTTACCTGGATATGGGCGGTGCCAGTATTAAAATGAATGATGACGGGTCATTTAACCTGCTGGTTGGCGCTACAGACCTGGGGACCGGTTCGGACACGGTGTTGGGCCAGATGGCAGCCGAAACCCTGGGCGTTCGTTTGGAAGATATCCTGGTGTATTCATCGGACACGGATTTCACACCATTTGATGTGGGTGCGTACGCGTCCAGCACAACGTACATCTCCGGTACGGCGGTGGTCAAAGCTGCAGAAAAGGTCGCTGAGCAGATTCGCGAACGGGCAGCCTTGATGTTTGCTGAAATGGGCGATGAGGTGGACCACAACGAGATACTGCTGGAAGATCGAAAGGCAATTGCACCTTCAGGAAATTCTATCAGTATGGAAGAGATTGCCCTGCACGCGCTGCACGCATCCGATCAGACCCAAATTATGGGAGTTGCTTCGCATGTGTCCCCGGTTGCGCCGCCGCCTTTTGCAGCGCAATTCGCTGAGGTGACTGTTGATATCGAAACCGGCATGGTTACAGTGGATAAACTGGTTATGGCTGTTGATGGTGGTGTGATCATCAACCCTGTCACAGCATCAGGTCAGGTTGAAGGCGGGATGGTACAGGCGCTGGGATACGCAGTGAGCGAAGAGATGGTCTATGATGATTTGGGACGGGCGAGGGAGCGCGACCTTGTAGACTATCACATTTTCCGCTCGGACGAAATGCCCGAACTGACGACCATTTTCGTGGAAACCTACGAACATTCACATCCTTATGGTGCAAAAGCTGTTGCGGAAATCCCGCTGGATGGAGTTGCACCGGCTGTTGGTAATGCAATATTAGATGCGTGCGGAGTCTCACTGCACGAGATCCCCGCCTTGCCCGAGAAAATCTGGAAAGCTTTAACAACCTCGGCATAA
- the yqeB gene encoding selenium-dependent molybdenum cofactor biosynthesis protein YqeB, with protein MKPFVLIWGGGDLASGVAIRLHRVGILVFVVETAQPTAVRRSVAFAQAVYDGETTIEGTVGRLIAYPEEMISCWKEGAVPVMVDPELELISVFKPLVLVDGRMRKTREVLSLDMAQLVVGLGPGFTAGENCHAAIETNRGHFLGRVYWQGSPQANTGIPGKIEGYTRERVLYAPTDGIVQTLVDFGDHVQPGDPVLMIGDQTIKAPLAGVVRGLIHPGIWVKHGTKVADIDPRPEDFRCRAVSEKALAIGGGVLEAILTKPEIRAALWNE; from the coding sequence ATGAAACCTTTTGTGCTCATCTGGGGCGGAGGCGACCTGGCAAGCGGGGTTGCGATTCGATTGCATCGGGTGGGCATTCTTGTATTCGTTGTAGAAACCGCCCAACCAACGGCAGTGCGGCGTTCGGTTGCCTTTGCACAGGCAGTTTACGATGGTGAAACAACGATCGAAGGCACGGTCGGACGATTGATCGCATATCCAGAGGAGATGATCTCCTGCTGGAAGGAGGGAGCGGTGCCGGTCATGGTTGACCCCGAACTGGAATTGATTTCAGTTTTCAAACCGTTGGTGCTCGTCGATGGGCGTATGCGAAAAACCCGCGAGGTTCTTTCCCTGGATATGGCGCAATTGGTGGTTGGGTTAGGACCAGGATTTACCGCGGGTGAGAACTGCCATGCAGCGATTGAAACGAATCGAGGACATTTTCTGGGTCGGGTTTACTGGCAGGGCAGTCCGCAAGCAAATACCGGCATTCCGGGGAAGATCGAGGGTTATACTCGGGAGCGGGTGTTATATGCCCCGACTGATGGTATTGTTCAGACCCTGGTTGATTTTGGTGATCATGTGCAGCCAGGTGACCCGGTGTTGATGATCGGAGATCAGACCATAAAGGCGCCTCTTGCGGGCGTCGTGCGTGGACTGATCCACCCAGGTATTTGGGTTAAGCATGGCACAAAGGTCGCCGATATTGATCCGCGACCTGAGGATTTTCGTTGCAGGGCAGTTTCAGAAAAAGCCCTGGCAATCGGCGGTGGGGTTTTGGAGGCAATTTTGACCAAACCTGAAATCCGTGCTGCCCTGTGGAATGAATAA
- a CDS encoding LLM class flavin-dependent oxidoreductase, which yields MTIERVALYLQDAHDLRDGLDFVKYAEERGFEAVWQAESRLVRDAIVPMAAYAAVTEEIKVGSGVINNWTRNIGLLAATFLTLDDLAPNRIICGIGAWWDPLAKNVGILRKSPMTAMEETVTVLRRLLNMERVSFDGEYVHVSGIELDVVHGRREPRNVPIMIGATGPKMMELTGKIADGAVLNYCVPPEYNEQAIDELKKGLKASGRTLDDLDRPQLVVCSVDEDREKAIDTSRELLTQYLAQQPHIAKASGVSMDIVHEIQSILGWPATHEQIQQAKHLVPDELIHRITASGTPDEARVKVQEYINNGATCPILYPVGGNVKVLIDTFATK from the coding sequence ATGACAATCGAAAGAGTAGCCCTGTATTTACAAGATGCCCATGACCTACGAGATGGATTGGATTTCGTAAAATATGCTGAAGAGCGAGGCTTTGAGGCGGTTTGGCAGGCTGAAAGCCGCCTGGTTCGAGATGCCATCGTACCGATGGCTGCCTATGCTGCAGTTACCGAAGAAATCAAGGTTGGGTCTGGCGTCATCAACAACTGGACCCGTAATATCGGTTTGCTCGCGGCGACATTCCTCACGCTGGATGACCTGGCGCCGAACCGGATTATTTGCGGTATTGGCGCCTGGTGGGATCCACTGGCAAAGAATGTGGGCATCTTACGTAAAAGCCCAATGACGGCAATGGAAGAGACCGTCACCGTCTTGCGACGCCTGTTGAACATGGAACGCGTGTCGTTTGACGGCGAATATGTGCATGTCAGCGGGATTGAACTGGATGTGGTGCATGGTCGTCGTGAGCCCCGGAATGTCCCGATTATGATCGGGGCAACCGGTCCGAAGATGATGGAATTGACTGGGAAAATTGCAGACGGTGCCGTTTTAAATTACTGCGTGCCGCCAGAATATAATGAACAGGCGATTGACGAGCTGAAGAAGGGCTTGAAAGCATCGGGACGGACTTTGGATGATCTGGATCGCCCACAACTGGTTGTGTGCTCTGTCGACGAGGATCGCGAGAAAGCCATTGACACCAGCCGTGAACTGCTGACGCAATACCTGGCACAACAACCGCATATTGCGAAGGCTTCCGGTGTTTCGATGGATATTGTGCACGAGATCCAGTCGATTCTTGGCTGGCCTGCCACGCATGAGCAAATCCAGCAAGCCAAGCATCTAGTACCGGATGAGTTGATCCATCGTATTACAGCCAGCGGCACCCCTGATGAAGCACGCGTCAAAGTGCAGGAATATATTAATAACGGTGCGACCTGCCCGATCCTCTACCCTGTTGGCGGCAATGTAAAGGTTTTGATTGACACCTTTGCAACGAAATGA
- a CDS encoding xanthine dehydrogenase family protein molybdopterin-binding subunit: MAYIGKSVTRIDVRDKVTGEALYPADFLLPDQAYMKILFAGRPHAVVKAIDTTAAEAMPGVLAVLTAKDVPVNEYGLGTNDQPVLCGPGSSKPFADRVRFVGDQVALVLADTEQIAAEACKKIIVDYEDLPVVDSPEASMADDAVLLHPNHGSNVILEYQILHGDVESAFGDCDVIVECEYRTPMQEHAYLQPEAGVSYIDDEGRVTVVVAGQWTHEDRKQIAHSLDLPLDQVRVIYPAIGGAFGGREDMSVQIVLALAAKYLHDRGINRPVKVVWSREESIIGHHKRHAYKLVAKWGATKDGKIIAAQVDVTADGGAYVYTSNKVLGNATLMSIGPYEIPNVKVNSRAVYTNNIPGGAFRGFGGPQGAFEAEMQVNRLAEALGMDPVELRMRNLIEDDSILCTNTKPPKGVTIKPVLEACATRAGWANTDTGWNAPAKMGSTDALKRGRGLAVAFKNIGFSFGAKENCHAKIELHGKTEIERVVLYHAGAEVGQGAHTVFKQFAAEALDVPLEKIDTVYSDTAITGDSGSVSASRMTFMAGNAIKGAADLALEKWAAEERPAIGDYVYFAPPTSRYAPVTGECYPNISYGYVSEVVELEVDTESGNVRILKIYCADDVGKAINPLQVVGQIEGALVQAVGYAVLENFIHKGGYVQTNLLSNYLIPTVLDIPDEIESIILEYAEPNGPYGARGMAEMPYLPLAPAVMHAMYDATGVWFNEFPLTPERVLRGLGKIK, encoded by the coding sequence ATGGCATATATTGGTAAATCTGTAACACGGATTGATGTCAGAGACAAAGTAACCGGAGAAGCGCTTTACCCTGCTGACTTTTTGTTGCCAGACCAGGCATATATGAAAATTCTTTTTGCAGGGCGACCTCACGCAGTAGTTAAAGCGATCGACACAACTGCGGCAGAAGCCATGCCCGGTGTTCTGGCTGTATTGACGGCAAAAGATGTGCCGGTGAACGAATACGGGTTGGGAACGAACGATCAACCTGTTTTGTGCGGACCGGGGTCATCCAAACCCTTCGCGGATCGGGTACGGTTTGTGGGCGACCAGGTGGCGCTGGTTCTGGCAGATACTGAGCAAATTGCGGCTGAAGCTTGCAAGAAGATTATCGTTGACTATGAAGACCTGCCGGTGGTTGATTCGCCAGAGGCTTCCATGGCGGATGACGCTGTCTTGCTGCATCCGAATCATGGGTCAAATGTCATTCTCGAATATCAAATTTTACATGGTGATGTGGAATCCGCATTTGGCGATTGTGATGTCATTGTAGAATGCGAATACCGCACGCCAATGCAGGAGCATGCATACCTGCAGCCTGAAGCCGGGGTCAGTTATATCGACGATGAAGGGCGGGTCACGGTTGTTGTAGCCGGTCAGTGGACGCATGAAGATCGAAAACAAATTGCCCATTCGCTGGACCTTCCCCTTGACCAGGTGCGTGTGATCTACCCGGCGATTGGCGGCGCATTTGGCGGTCGTGAAGATATGTCGGTGCAGATTGTGCTGGCGTTAGCTGCCAAATATTTACATGATCGGGGGATCAACCGACCGGTAAAAGTCGTCTGGAGCCGCGAAGAATCGATCATTGGTCATCACAAGCGCCACGCCTACAAACTGGTTGCTAAATGGGGAGCCACAAAAGATGGGAAGATCATCGCTGCCCAGGTGGATGTTACGGCTGATGGCGGTGCGTATGTGTACACATCGAACAAAGTGCTTGGCAACGCCACGTTGATGAGCATCGGCCCCTATGAGATCCCCAACGTGAAGGTGAATTCGAGGGCAGTCTATACCAACAACATTCCAGGGGGCGCTTTTCGCGGGTTTGGCGGACCGCAAGGAGCGTTTGAGGCGGAAATGCAGGTCAATCGCCTGGCAGAAGCTTTGGGTATGGACCCGGTTGAATTGAGAATGCGCAATTTGATTGAAGACGATTCGATTTTGTGCACCAATACCAAGCCCCCCAAGGGCGTGACGATTAAACCCGTGCTGGAGGCTTGTGCGACCAGGGCTGGCTGGGCTAACACGGACACAGGTTGGAACGCGCCGGCAAAAATGGGTTCCACGGATGCCCTGAAACGCGGTCGCGGCCTGGCGGTTGCTTTCAAGAACATTGGTTTTTCATTTGGTGCAAAGGAAAATTGCCATGCAAAAATTGAATTGCATGGCAAGACAGAGATTGAGCGGGTTGTGTTATATCACGCTGGTGCAGAGGTGGGTCAGGGTGCGCACACAGTTTTCAAGCAGTTTGCTGCTGAAGCCCTGGATGTTCCGCTGGAGAAAATCGATACAGTGTATTCAGACACAGCTATTACCGGTGATTCTGGCAGTGTTTCAGCATCACGAATGACCTTTATGGCGGGTAACGCAATTAAGGGAGCGGCAGATTTAGCTCTGGAGAAATGGGCAGCAGAAGAACGGCCTGCAATCGGCGATTATGTGTATTTTGCACCTCCCACTTCACGTTACGCACCTGTTACCGGGGAGTGTTATCCAAATATTTCTTATGGCTATGTATCAGAAGTGGTTGAACTGGAAGTTGATACAGAATCTGGCAATGTTCGGATATTGAAGATCTATTGTGCGGACGATGTCGGTAAGGCGATTAACCCACTGCAAGTCGTCGGTCAAATTGAAGGTGCGCTGGTCCAGGCGGTGGGATATGCCGTTCTGGAAAACTTCATCCACAAGGGTGGATACGTCCAAACCAATTTATTGTCGAATTATTTGATTCCCACGGTGTTGGATATTCCAGATGAAATAGAATCAATCATCCTGGAATACGCTGAACCTAATGGTCCTTATGGCGCACGGGGTATGGCGGAGATGCCCTATCTGCCATTAGCGCCGGCGGTGATGCATGCGATGTATGATGCAACCGGGGTGTGGTTTAACGAATTTCCCCTCACACCGGAACGGGTGCTGCGGGGATTGGGAAAAATTAAATGA